The DNA window GAGTTCTTTTTGTTTTCTGGAAAAAAAACTGCGCAGTGTTGCATGTGTGGCAAAAATAAATAATTCTTTTTATCAGTCGCGTTTAGAGATGGGATGCTCTTTGTTCAGCTGAAGCAAATCCCATAAATTGCCGTACAAATCCGCAAAGACGGCAACCATACCATATGATTCTTCTTTTGGCTCCCTCACAAATTTAATGCCTTTGGAAACCATGTCCTTGTAGTCCCTCCAGAAATCATCGCTGTTGAGAAACAAAAATACCCTGCCTCCGCTCTGGTTGCCGATAAACTTCTCCTGCTCAGGTTTTGATGCCCTTGCAAGCAATAACGTTGTCCCGCTTGAGCCCGGAGGGGAAACTACCACCCATCGTTTGTCTTGTTCAGGCTGATATGTGTCTTCAACTAAAGTGAAATTAAGCTTCTTAGTGTAGAATTCAATGGCCTCATC is part of the Candidatus Woesearchaeota archaeon genome and encodes:
- a CDS encoding VOC family protein, translated to MKQSIVHVALVVRDYDEAIEFYTKKLNFTLVEDTYQPEQDKRWVVVSPPGSSGTTLLLARASKPEQEKFIGNQSGGRVFLFLNSDDFWRDYKDMVSKGIKFVREPKEESYGMVAVFADLYGNLWDLLQLNKEHPISKRD